One region of Dokdonia sp. 4H-3-7-5 genomic DNA includes:
- the thiH gene encoding 2-iminoacetate synthase ThiH: MSFKSTFDTYDWDTVEKEIYSYTAQDVRHALDKEKIDLEDFKALISPAGKGFLEEMAQRSHSLTKKRFGNIIQMYIPMYLSNECQNICTYCGFSMTNKIPRRTLKDEEILKEVAFLKSKGYDHILLVTGEANKTVGISYLKNAIELIRAHFSNISIEVQPLDQEEYEQLIDAGLYAVLVYQETYNKATYKTHHPKGKKSNFDYRLDTPDRLGKAEVHKIGIGALFGLEDWRVDSFYTALHLKYLQKTYWKTKYSISFPRLRPHQGEVQPKVEMTDADLVQLICAYRLLDEDVELSMSTRESERFRNNIISLGITSISAQSKTNPGGYVVDPQSLEQFEISDERDTEEIKQMIESQGYQAVWKDWDKSYFEIA, from the coding sequence ATGTCTTTTAAAAGCACTTTTGATACCTATGATTGGGATACTGTAGAAAAAGAAATCTATAGCTACACAGCACAAGATGTACGGCATGCTCTTGATAAGGAAAAGATCGATTTAGAGGATTTTAAAGCACTTATATCTCCTGCTGGAAAGGGTTTTCTAGAAGAAATGGCACAACGCAGTCATTCACTTACTAAGAAGCGTTTTGGTAACATCATCCAGATGTATATACCGATGTATCTGTCTAATGAGTGCCAGAATATATGTACGTACTGTGGGTTTAGTATGACTAATAAAATCCCTCGTAGAACACTCAAAGATGAAGAGATTCTAAAAGAGGTTGCATTTTTAAAATCTAAAGGATATGATCACATTTTACTAGTTACAGGAGAAGCAAACAAAACGGTAGGTATTTCTTATCTAAAGAACGCTATTGAGCTCATAAGAGCACATTTTTCAAACATTAGCATAGAAGTGCAGCCACTAGATCAAGAGGAATATGAACAGCTCATTGATGCTGGATTGTATGCTGTGTTAGTATATCAAGAAACCTATAATAAAGCAACATACAAAACGCATCACCCGAAAGGTAAAAAATCAAACTTTGACTATCGTCTCGATACACCAGATAGGCTTGGCAAAGCAGAAGTACATAAAATAGGTATTGGTGCATTGTTTGGTCTTGAAGACTGGCGTGTAGATAGTTTTTATACAGCCTTACATTTAAAATATTTACAAAAAACCTACTGGAAAACTAAGTATTCCATCTCCTTCCCTAGACTTAGACCACATCAAGGAGAAGTACAACCTAAGGTTGAAATGACAGATGCAGATCTGGTACAGCTTATTTGTGCATATAGATTACTAGATGAAGATGTGGAGTTATCTATGTCTACTAGAGAAAGTGAACGCTTCCGAAATAACATCATAAGTCTAGGGATTACATCTATAAGTGCGCAATCTAAGACAAACCCTGGAGGATATGTGGTAGATCCACAATCTTTAGAACAATTTGAAATCTCAGACGAAAGAGATACGGAAGAAATTAAACAAATGATTGAATCTCAAGGGTACCAAGCAGTTTGGAAAGATTGGGATAAAAGTTATTTTGAAATTGCTTAG